A stretch of Heterodontus francisci isolate sHetFra1 chromosome 1, sHetFra1.hap1, whole genome shotgun sequence DNA encodes these proteins:
- the LOC137377673 gene encoding uncharacterized protein: MERAESEMIATTPPLTSGMEEQVSQASSPESGTHLSIVSSFSLGEAIVQRAKQANETGSHLQTEPDIGGLTSVSVPQLLLAVAKHQQTLEEFPTIEEGMITITEESMSAQRDFGQHQPRQTLELQESRVSPALPFLASQNQEGNLRNTFSHHSPMEFAPLRETPDLSGLSYEGYRRAFQANSFLQAVISQVPADSVSGSLSLSQHPLGDASSTCSLLQHSLTPPSPRSEATEDEDFALAENYIRDQRFMELPNVSVCIGSSRSQPRAGGTFGAPDSGHDLPLGGELPAQLLLVPEMCLPSLPSSSGSAIETNGPSSANQKRSSPGTVGITYGTTFLENEGGQSATEQPAPNPRWALVSPQSSDTKAIVLFEKPMQFAPPEPGTTFPDSLGNVNLGSLDSGRPEISDTIVTLRGQRMGNTSQTSHSDASSECRRPSSSSLPATSNNGLSSGAGPVTANIEPTTSYSGKEDTIIEILPTRSGDSKGDGTGLSGYSTEQEQKDSELSPTACPTSLTDSSFLTTLANPVCQSTPAVVLNLPAKGPAQLGQGRRAANRLIEMQAPADGTPKFSLAPSFGKQDLSSTSQGASSSTSQASPGTLQSLPPLSYMAKVGAWDLCQCPGGRPSFDNLVLHGLKGVSPRQRAYTAIADSLNHMLSQVSGGPVSNSLPRRSIAPTFTASPQLADHQLSTQNCGSDHPFIPVSPAGPRAGSQLDARRGSMDDALLCKPDSLHRCLNEDRGHDIRSLDFASALTQNHSFCHSRSGPWTQEGPPAPKLTDGMEYSSSEQTARVPEHRAISPGPCPSTDTIHPDRLKVASPEDELNPPGSSEDTSQVAEQTLTVSGHSLTSLEVDNYVPIWTPSRLSPDPNHFNVEDRIPVGASTQWLTTLQLRLWNTMQSEPVFVLQGSY; this comes from the exons ATGATAGCGACAACGCCACCGCTGACCAGTGGCATGGAGGAGCAGGTCAGCCAAGCCAGCAGCCCTGAAAGTGGGACTCACCTGTCCATTGTGAGTAGCTTCTCACTGGGGGAGGCAATCGTCCAGAGAGCAAAGCAG GCCAATGAGACAGGGTCCCATCTGCAGACAGAACCGGATATTGGGGGATTGACTTCAGTGTCTGTGCCTCAGCTGCTGCTGGCTGTTGCAAAGCACCAACAGACCCTTGAGGAGTTCCCCACCATTGAGGAAgggatgatcaccattactgaagaATCGATGAGTGCCCAGAGGGACTTCGGACAGCACCAGCCCAGACAAACACTTG AGCTGCAGGAAAGCAGGGTGTCCCCAGCTCTTCCATTCTTAGCCTCGCAGAATCAGGAGGGAAATCTTCGCAACACGTTCTCTCATCACTCTCCAATGGAGTTTGCCCCTCTGAG GGAGACTCCTGACCTGTCTGGACTATCATATGAGGGATACAGAAGAGCCTTCCAAGCCAACAGCTTCCTGCAGGCGGTCATTTCACAGGTTCCCGCAGACTCTGTGAGCGGCAGCCTCTCCCTTTCACAGCACCCGCTTGGGGATGCCAGCAGCACCTGCTCcctgttgcagcactccctcacgccCCCCAGCCCGAGATCAGAGGCCACGGAAGATGAGGACTTCGCTCTAGCAGAGAACTACATCCGAGACCAGCGCTTCATGGAGCTTCCCAACGTGTCGGTGTGCATCGGGAGCAGCAGGTCCCAACCTCGGGCAGGTGGAACGTTTGGTGCTCCTGATTCGGGGCATGACTTGCCTCTGGGCGGGGAGCTACCTGCTCAGTTATTGCTGGTGCCGGAGATGTGCTTGCCTAGCTTGCCATCCAGCTCCGGGAGCGCGATTGAAACAAATGGGCCCTCCAGCGCCAATCAAAAGAGAAGCTCGCCGGGGACAGTGGGCATTACCTATGGCACCACATTTCTTGAAAATGAAGGGGGGCAGAGTGCCACTGAGCAGCCTGCTCCTAACCCGCGGTGGGCTCTGGTTTCTCCGCAGTCTTCCGATACCAAGGCCATTGTGCTGTTTGAGAAGCCGATGCAATTTGCCCCGCCTGAACCAGGGACCACCTTTCCAGATTCTCTTGGAAATGTGAATTTGGGTTCATTGGACTCGGGCAGGCCAGAGATTTCTGACACCATTGTCACATTGCGGGGGCAGCGAATGGGTAACACCAGTCAAACATCTCACTCTGATGCAAGTTCTGAATGCCGAAGACCCTCTTCTTCCAGTTTACCTGCTACATCTAACAATGGTCTCAGCTCGGGAGCTGGACCGGTGACTGCCAACATAGAGCCCACCACTTCGTACAGCGGCAAGGAAGATACCATCATTGAGATCCTGCCCACCAGGAGTGGGGACAGCAAGGGTGATGGGACGGGACTGTCTGGCTACAGCACAGAGCAGGAGCAGAAGGATAGCGAGCTGTCTCCTACTGCATGCCCAACAAGCCTCACCGATTCTTCGTTCCTCACCACTTTAGCCAATCCTGTCTGTCAGTCTACCCCAGCCGTTGTCTTGAATTTACCAGCCAAGGGTCCTGCTCAGTTGGGTCAAGGAAGGCGAGCAGCAAATCGCCTCATTGAAATGCAGGCACCTGCGGACGGCACTCCCAAGTTCTCGCTGGCACCCTCGTTTGGGAAGCAGGATTTGAGCAGCACCAGTCAGGGCGCCTCCTCCTCCACCAGCCAAGCCTCTCCGGGTACCCTGCAGTCCTTGCCTCCTCTGAGCTACATGGCGAAAGTCGGGGCCTGGGACCTGTGCCAGTGCCCAGGTGGCAGGCCGAGCTTTGACAACCTGGTGTTGCATGGTCTGAAAGGAGTTTCTCCCCGCCAGCGGGCATACACCGCCATCGCCGACTCTCTCAACCACATGCTGTCACAGGTCAGTGGGGGTCCAGTGTCCAACTCTCTGCCAAGGAGGAGTATCGCACCGACCTTCACAGCTTCTCCGCAACTGGCTGACCACCAGCTATCCACCCAGAACTGCGGCAGTGACCATCCTTTCATCCCTGTGAGCCCAGCTGGGCCGAGAGCAGGCTCGCAGTTGGATGCCAGGAGAGGAAGCATGGATGATGCCTTGCTCTGCAAACCTGACTCACTCCATCGCTGCCTGAACGAAGACAGAGGTCATGACATTCGCTCGCTAGATTTCGCCAGTGCCCTTACCCAGAATCATTCATTCTGTCACAGCAGATCCGGCCCATGGACGCAGGAGGGCCCTCCAGCTCCCAAGCTGACTGATGGGATGGAGTACAGCAGCTCTGAGCAGACTGCAAGAGTGCCTGAGCACCGTGCCATCTCTCCTGGCCCGTGCCCTTCAACTGACACCATCCACCCTGACCGACTGAAGGTTGCCTCTCCAGAAGATGAGCTGAACCCGCCGGGCAGCTCTGAGGACACCAGCCAGGTGGCTGAGCAGACACTGACCGTGTCAGGTCACTCACTGACCAGCCTGGAAGTGGATAACTATGTTCCCATCTGGACACCGTCGCGGCTTAGCCCAGATCCCAACCACTTCAATGTGGAAGACAGAATACCGGTAGGTGCCTCTACACAGTGGCTTACAACTCTCCAACTCCGACTCTGGAACACAATGCAGTCTGAGCCAGTGTTTGTCTTACAGGGTTCGTACTGA